Proteins encoded together in one Marinithermus hydrothermalis DSM 14884 window:
- a CDS encoding cyanophycinase: MRRLGTYALLGGGDPLRGETRKTEEHLLHLSGGKALFVVPQALQAEADAWSEIYKSLGAREVRVLVLKRREQAQDVAVAETIAGSPLVLLAAEDAARFLSLVAGTRLVEALATAYLRGGIVAALGGVAGVLGAAAPLVRQGRLTARYGLGLLPGLAILPEFEQAGRFGLLTQLVVGNPDLLGLGIEAQSAVLVDFEGNARVIAGQVTVLDAAESQIYRRSVRGLRVDVLGEGETFKVPVYHA; encoded by the coding sequence ATGCGGCGTCTAGGAACCTACGCCCTCCTTGGAGGCGGCGATCCCCTCCGAGGTGAGACCCGGAAGACGGAGGAGCATCTGTTGCACCTCTCCGGCGGCAAGGCTTTGTTCGTGGTCCCGCAGGCCCTGCAAGCTGAAGCGGACGCCTGGAGCGAGATCTACAAAAGCCTGGGAGCACGGGAGGTGCGCGTGCTGGTCCTCAAGCGCCGGGAGCAGGCGCAGGACGTCGCCGTCGCCGAGACGATCGCGGGCAGCCCGCTGGTCCTGCTCGCGGCGGAGGACGCGGCCCGCTTTTTGAGTCTGGTGGCCGGGACCCGCTTGGTAGAGGCCCTGGCGACCGCTTACCTGCGGGGCGGGATCGTGGCCGCGCTGGGGGGCGTGGCGGGCGTGTTGGGCGCCGCCGCGCCGCTCGTGCGGCAGGGGCGGTTGACGGCCCGTTACGGCCTCGGCCTCCTGCCGGGCCTGGCCATCCTCCCGGAGTTCGAGCAAGCCGGACGGTTCGGCCTGCTGACCCAGCTCGTCGTGGGCAACCCGGACCTCTTGGGCCTCGGCATCGAAGCCCAAAGCGCGGTGCTGGTGGACTTCGAAGGGAACGCTCGGGTCATCGCCGGGCAAGTTACCGTCCTCGATGCGGCGGAAAGCCAGATCTACCGCCGGAGCGTGCGGGGATTGAGGGTGGACGTGCTAGGCGAGGGTGAGACCTTCAAGGTTCCCGTGTATCATGCGTAG
- a CDS encoding TetR/AcrR family transcriptional regulator produces MATEARNVVDKRTQILEATIRVLRERGISGLKVEDVAREAEVGKGTVYLYFEDKQDLLRALVEHRTLSFYEDVRRLTQEARPFRERLAALLERRLAFVDEWRGLWAAVAREAHPSDQAGWLKGLHERYQRILESFVESGVRSGELRPDLDIPLTAATLAALGCSPQLDFPREAYIAHLVEVLMKGVGT; encoded by the coding sequence GTGGCTACCGAAGCCCGGAACGTCGTGGACAAGCGCACGCAAATCCTTGAGGCGACCATCCGGGTATTGCGTGAGCGCGGGATTTCCGGGCTGAAGGTGGAGGATGTAGCCCGTGAAGCGGAGGTAGGCAAGGGCACCGTCTACCTCTACTTCGAGGATAAGCAGGATCTGCTCAGGGCGCTGGTGGAACACCGCACCCTATCGTTTTACGAAGACGTGCGCCGGCTAACGCAGGAAGCCCGTCCGTTCCGGGAGCGTCTGGCCGCGCTTTTAGAGCGCCGGCTGGCCTTCGTGGACGAGTGGCGGGGGCTCTGGGCCGCGGTCGCGCGGGAAGCGCACCCCAGCGATCAGGCCGGGTGGCTTAAGGGCCTGCACGAGCGGTACCAGAGGATCCTGGAGAGCTTCGTGGAAAGCGGTGTGCGCTCCGGCGAACTACGCCCCGACTTGGATATTCCGTTAACCGCTGCCACGCTCGCCGCACTGGGTTGCAGCCCGCAACTCGACTTCCCGCGGGAAGCGTACATCGCGCACCTCGTCGAGGTGCTGATGAAAGGAGTGGGCACGTGA
- a CDS encoding acyl-CoA dehydrogenase family protein, translated as MKDVSYAYGTNHYRLDPDLRNVLRHYWREAPQHEAELERWGAYMGREAYEVAYHVDQDAPPVLVMHDLYGNRVDRARLSPAQRTVLEELRPITRPPYEGGSWHHHYALGYLLADPGLYCILTITHQVAYAIHKYAPQYEDWKHRLLYGEAYGATWMTEIQGGSDLGANRTLARKEDGAWRLFGGDKYFASGAGLADVALVTARPEGAPPGPKGLALFLVPRLNRKGTLNYRVRRLKHKSGTRAVPSGEVELEGSEAYPIGRLEEGIYYTLETLTVSRLANAVAAMGIAQKAQLEARFRVRARHAFGKRLLEQPLVRYDLTDLAVRQAGGLALAFHAVAAFDAAWRDRPPYTPAYHYARFLSHLAKNRTADHAAAITQRAMELFGGLGFLEEYAVARWHREALITPIWEGPSNIQALDMLEAMQKKHAHRPFLEEVTATLGAQPDPEAQATLKVLEATLSRLNGARPEAAAWLAKAALERLADAATVAALYALAGSAGERYAVLARLYATRFLLGEPYPEWALAAPEVLALEEDA; from the coding sequence ATGAAGGACGTCTCGTACGCTTACGGCACGAACCATTACCGGCTGGATCCCGACCTGCGGAACGTGCTGCGCCACTACTGGCGAGAGGCTCCTCAGCACGAGGCCGAGCTCGAGCGCTGGGGGGCCTACATGGGGCGCGAGGCTTACGAGGTGGCCTACCACGTCGACCAGGACGCTCCTCCGGTCCTGGTGATGCACGACCTGTACGGGAACCGCGTGGACCGCGCGCGCCTCTCCCCCGCCCAGCGGACGGTCCTCGAGGAGCTGCGCCCGATCACGCGCCCGCCCTACGAGGGGGGGAGCTGGCACCACCACTACGCCCTCGGGTACCTCCTGGCCGACCCCGGCCTGTACTGCATCCTCACGATCACCCACCAGGTGGCCTACGCCATCCACAAGTACGCCCCTCAGTACGAGGACTGGAAACACCGGTTGCTGTATGGCGAGGCTTATGGCGCCACCTGGATGACCGAGATCCAGGGCGGGAGCGACCTCGGCGCGAACCGCACCCTCGCCCGCAAGGAGGACGGGGCCTGGCGGTTATTTGGGGGGGACAAGTACTTCGCGAGCGGCGCCGGGCTGGCCGACGTGGCCCTCGTCACTGCCCGGCCTGAAGGCGCGCCCCCCGGCCCGAAGGGCTTGGCCCTCTTCCTCGTGCCGCGCCTCAACCGGAAAGGCACGCTGAACTACCGGGTGCGCCGCCTCAAACACAAAAGCGGCACCCGCGCCGTCCCCTCCGGGGAGGTGGAGCTCGAGGGCAGTGAGGCCTACCCGATCGGTCGGCTCGAGGAGGGTATCTACTACACCCTGGAGACCCTGACCGTCTCCCGCCTCGCGAACGCGGTCGCTGCTATGGGGATCGCGCAGAAGGCGCAGCTGGAGGCGCGCTTTAGGGTGCGGGCCCGCCACGCCTTCGGGAAGCGCCTCCTCGAGCAGCCCCTCGTCCGTTATGACCTTACCGACCTCGCGGTGCGCCAGGCGGGCGGGCTGGCCCTCGCCTTCCACGCGGTCGCGGCCTTCGACGCGGCCTGGCGGGACCGCCCCCCGTACACGCCCGCTTACCACTACGCGCGCTTCCTCTCCCACCTGGCCAAGAACCGCACCGCCGACCACGCCGCGGCGATCACCCAGCGGGCCATGGAGTTGTTCGGGGGGCTGGGGTTTTTGGAGGAGTACGCGGTGGCCCGCTGGCACCGCGAGGCCCTCATCACCCCCATCTGGGAAGGGCCGAGCAACATCCAGGCCCTGGACATGCTCGAGGCCATGCAGAAAAAACACGCGCACCGGCCCTTCCTCGAGGAGGTCACGGCTACCCTAGGCGCCCAGCCGGATCCGGAGGCCCAAGCCACCCTGAAGGTCCTCGAGGCCACCCTGTCCCGCCTGAACGGCGCCCGCCCCGAGGCCGCGGCCTGGCTGGCGAAGGCGGCCCTCGAGCGGCTGGCGGACGCGGCGACCGTCGCGGCCTTGTACGCCCTGGCCGGGAGCGCCGGCGAGCGGTACGCCGTCCTCGCCCGGCTGTACGCGACCCGGTTCCTTTTGGGGGAGCCCTACCCCGAGTGGGCGCTCGCCGCCCCGGAGGTTCTCGCGCTCGAGGAGGACGCCTGA
- a CDS encoding alanyl-tRNA editing protein, with translation MRLYWEDPYQTRFTARVTQAWSEGATHYAVLDQTLFYPTSGGQPHDTGVLGGVRVTKVLEREKGGEILHVLEAPLEAGQVVEGEIHWNRRYRHMQRHTAQHILSQAFVRAAGWPTVSVSLARPTCVIDLEADPDEGVIRKAEALANWAVYANLPIRAFFASEAEAAQLPLRRAPKVTGRIRVVEIEGWDLAACGGTHLRSSAEAGPIKILKYEKHRRGTTRVYFTAGWEALEDYAAKHTALKTVAEHFSAQPLEVPARVAKLEALLQEVRGALQETQRLLAERIVRELLETHPDRTIAALVPAVVLDEVGARLAEWPGVLALLVAPEGERARVLLTQHPERGADLRALWNAALRPLGAKGGGREVLLGALPAARAAAALEAFRKAVR, from the coding sequence GTGCGGCTGTACTGGGAGGACCCCTACCAAACCCGTTTCACCGCCCGCGTCACGCAAGCTTGGAGCGAAGGCGCGACGCACTACGCGGTGCTCGACCAGACCCTGTTCTACCCTACCTCGGGCGGACAGCCCCACGACACGGGCGTGCTCGGCGGCGTTCGGGTCACGAAGGTGCTCGAGCGCGAGAAGGGCGGGGAGATCCTGCACGTCCTCGAGGCCCCCCTCGAAGCGGGCCAGGTGGTGGAGGGTGAGATCCACTGGAACCGGCGGTACCGGCACATGCAGCGCCACACCGCGCAGCACATCCTCTCCCAAGCCTTCGTCCGCGCCGCGGGGTGGCCCACCGTCTCCGTCAGCCTCGCTCGCCCCACCTGCGTGATCGACCTCGAAGCGGACCCCGACGAGGGGGTCATCCGTAAGGCCGAAGCGCTCGCGAACTGGGCCGTGTACGCGAACCTCCCCATCCGCGCGTTCTTCGCGAGCGAGGCCGAGGCCGCCCAGCTCCCCTTGCGGCGCGCCCCCAAGGTCACGGGACGCATCCGGGTGGTGGAGATCGAGGGCTGGGACCTCGCCGCCTGCGGCGGCACCCACCTGCGCAGCAGCGCCGAGGCTGGTCCCATCAAGATCCTCAAGTACGAGAAGCATCGGCGCGGCACGACCCGCGTGTACTTCACCGCGGGGTGGGAGGCGCTCGAGGACTACGCGGCCAAACACACCGCCCTCAAGACGGTCGCGGAGCACTTCTCCGCCCAACCCCTCGAGGTGCCCGCGCGCGTCGCGAAGCTCGAAGCGCTCCTTCAGGAGGTCCGGGGCGCGCTTCAAGAAACCCAACGGCTCCTGGCTGAACGGATCGTTCGGGAATTGCTCGAAACGCACCCCGACCGCACGATCGCTGCCCTAGTTCCAGCAGTCGTGCTGGACGAGGTGGGCGCACGCCTCGCGGAATGGCCGGGCGTGCTGGCCCTGCTGGTCGCGCCTGAGGGCGAACGGGCGCGCGTGCTCCTCACGCAGCACCCCGAGCGCGGCGCGGACCTCAGGGCCTTGTGGAACGCAGCGCTACGCCCCCTGGGCGCAAAGGGCGGCGGCCGGGAGGTGCTCCTCGGCGCCCTGCCCGCCGCGCGCGCCGCGGCAGCGCTCGAGGCGTTCCGCAAGGCGGTGCGGTGA
- a CDS encoding S8 family peptidase: MRYKTIGIALGFLVLILAGCQTSPNATAIPPTLEPTRIATEAPVYGEDHPDAIPGRYIVVFKKGANAVPILQRLQSGDVSTLGVSPSGVTVHRVYTAALSGFAATLSAEALEALKKNPDVAYIEADRVVRLTATQTSAPWGLDRIDQRDLPLDNSYTYTYTGSGVHVYVIDTGIRTTHAEFTGRIGNGYTAINDGNGYADCNGHGTHVAGTIGGSTYGVAKGVTLHPVRVLDCSGSGTNSGVIAGVDWVTQNHQSPAVANMSLGGGASQALDDAVRNSIAAGVTYVVAAGNENTDACTKSPARVSEAITVAATDSTDTRASFSNYGSCVDLFAPGVNITSAWHTSDTATNTISGTSMATPHVAGVAALYLEQNPTATPAQVKDAILSGATAGRVSGTNGSPNLLLYSLIDGSGGSGAPCTNCEYYTGYLSGAGDYAYQPNGTYYYASTYGYHNGWLEGASGTDFDLYLWKWNGYQWVTVASSTSYTSSESISYYGSPGYYVWRIYAYSGAGSYEFWMERP, encoded by the coding sequence ATGCGCTATAAAACCATTGGTATAGCCCTAGGGTTCCTCGTCTTGATCCTCGCCGGGTGCCAGACCTCCCCCAACGCCACCGCAATCCCCCCAACCCTCGAGCCCACCCGCATCGCAACCGAAGCCCCCGTCTACGGGGAGGACCACCCCGACGCGATCCCCGGCCGGTACATCGTGGTCTTCAAGAAGGGCGCCAACGCGGTCCCCATCCTCCAGCGGCTCCAAAGCGGGGACGTGAGCACCCTGGGGGTCAGCCCGTCGGGCGTCACCGTCCACCGGGTCTACACCGCGGCCCTCAGCGGATTCGCCGCCACCCTCTCCGCGGAGGCCCTGGAAGCCCTCAAGAAGAACCCGGACGTGGCCTACATCGAGGCGGATCGCGTCGTGCGCCTCACCGCCACGCAGACCAGCGCCCCCTGGGGCCTCGATCGGATCGACCAGCGCGACCTGCCCCTGGATAACAGCTACACTTACACCTACACCGGAAGCGGCGTGCACGTCTACGTAATCGACACCGGGATCCGCACCACCCACGCCGAGTTCACCGGCCGCATCGGCAACGGATACACCGCGATCAACGACGGCAACGGGTACGCGGACTGCAACGGGCACGGCACGCACGTGGCCGGCACGATCGGCGGCAGCACCTACGGCGTCGCGAAGGGCGTCACGCTGCACCCGGTCCGGGTCCTGGACTGCAGCGGGTCCGGAACCAACTCCGGCGTGATCGCCGGCGTGGACTGGGTAACCCAGAACCACCAGAGCCCCGCCGTGGCCAACATGAGCCTCGGCGGCGGCGCCTCGCAAGCCCTGGACGACGCGGTCCGCAACTCGATCGCCGCGGGCGTCACCTACGTCGTCGCCGCGGGGAACGAGAACACCGACGCCTGCACCAAATCCCCCGCCCGCGTCAGCGAAGCGATCACCGTCGCCGCGACCGACAGCACCGACACCCGCGCCTCCTTCTCCAACTACGGCAGCTGCGTGGACCTCTTCGCACCCGGCGTGAACATCACCTCCGCCTGGCACACCAGCGACACCGCCACGAACACCATCAGCGGCACCTCCATGGCCACCCCTCACGTAGCCGGCGTGGCCGCCCTGTACCTCGAGCAAAACCCCACCGCCACCCCCGCCCAGGTCAAGGACGCGATCCTCAGCGGCGCGACCGCGGGCCGCGTCTCCGGAACGAACGGCTCCCCGAACCTGCTCCTCTACAGCCTGATCGACGGCTCCGGCGGTTCCGGCGCGCCGTGCACGAACTGCGAGTACTACACCGGGTACCTCTCCGGCGCGGGGGATTACGCGTACCAGCCGAACGGCACCTACTACTACGCGAGCACCTACGGGTACCACAACGGCTGGCTCGAGGGCGCGAGCGGTACGGACTTCGATCTGTACCTCTGGAAGTGGAACGGGTACCAGTGGGTCACCGTGGCCAGCTCGACGAGCTACACCTCCTCGGAAAGCATCAGCTACTACGGCTCGCCGGGCTATTACGTGTGGCGGATCTACGCGTATAGCGGCGCGGGCAGCTACGAGTTCTGGATGGAACGCCCGTAA
- a CDS encoding pseudouridine synthase — MAAGLERIDKILAHLGFGTRKEVKRLLRAGGVRVDGRVVRDPGMKLDPARARLEVAGEVVVWQRHHHVMLYKPAGVVTATRDARHATVLDCLPASLARKDLLPVGRLDRDTEGLLLLTTDGALLHRLTHPRWKVPKVYYAELEQPARPEDAQAFAEGLVLSEGRCLPAELELLEDPRRVRLVLWEGRYHQVKRMFAARGNRVTYLKRLAVGPLELDPKLKPGEARALGAAGVARLYRAVGLEP; from the coding sequence ATGGCGGCTGGTCTCGAACGGATCGACAAGATCTTGGCGCACCTGGGGTTCGGGACCCGCAAGGAGGTCAAGCGGTTGCTGCGCGCGGGCGGGGTGCGGGTGGACGGCCGCGTGGTGCGGGACCCGGGGATGAAGCTCGACCCGGCCCGGGCGCGGCTCGAGGTCGCGGGGGAGGTGGTGGTCTGGCAGCGGCACCATCACGTGATGCTCTATAAACCCGCCGGGGTGGTGACCGCGACGCGCGACGCGCGGCACGCGACGGTGCTGGACTGCTTGCCGGCAAGCCTCGCGCGGAAGGACCTCCTTCCCGTGGGGCGGCTTGACCGGGACACGGAGGGGCTGCTCCTCCTCACCACGGACGGGGCGTTGCTGCACCGCCTGACCCACCCGCGCTGGAAGGTGCCCAAGGTGTACTACGCCGAGCTCGAGCAGCCCGCCCGGCCCGAGGACGCCCAGGCCTTCGCGGAAGGCCTGGTGCTCTCGGAGGGGCGGTGCCTGCCGGCGGAGCTCGAACTCCTGGAGGACCCGCGCCGGGTGCGGCTTGTCTTGTGGGAGGGCCGGTACCACCAGGTGAAGCGCATGTTTGCCGCTCGGGGGAACCGCGTGACGTACCTGAAGCGCCTGGCGGTGGGGCCGCTCGAGCTGGACCCAAAGCTCAAACCCGGAGAGGCGCGGGCTTTGGGGGCGGCGGGGGTCGCGCGGCTGTACCGGGCGGTGGGGCTCGAGCCTTAA
- a CDS encoding MerR family DNA-binding protein: MLELYDRDKTGRTQLKEALRKGEEKLRVIEAQIAELEAMRRELQERAAEIRRMLEEEA; this comes from the coding sequence ATCCTCGAGCTCTATGACCGGGACAAGACTGGCCGCACCCAGCTCAAGGAGGCCCTCCGTAAAGGAGAGGAAAAGCTTCGGGTCATCGAGGCTCAGATCGCCGAGCTCGAGGCCATGCGTCGCGAGCTCCAGGAACGCGCCGCTGAGATCCGGCGGATGCTCGAGGAGGAAGCATGA
- a CDS encoding putative Ig domain-containing protein, whose product MRAWIYLIALLTLAACGSEAGPTEPLRLTSTQVPPAYIGEAYQAEFPAAGGVRPYRYTLDGQLPKGLEFRDGRLTGTPQEKGTFAFTLLLEDAALSSRAFRLELTVTDPPPPRFELVLPSAPVEGPFVWVVRVKDRPTTAFRARFTLKGLTPVLETLAAHPDLLYVLRWDATQQVLDLDAAFVRPQQDVEAFRLTLEAPTPLRPNVTHQTQFFDAKRAPYTPQPPERPPSEGAYTFETLLTLAQHWGQSRAADAEPNAPLAGDLNGDGKVNALDLERLRSSYAWAPEPEAP is encoded by the coding sequence ATGCGCGCCTGGATCTACCTCATCGCGCTTCTCACGCTGGCCGCCTGCGGCAGCGAGGCCGGCCCCACCGAGCCCCTGCGCCTCACCTCGACCCAGGTCCCCCCCGCGTACATCGGGGAAGCCTACCAGGCGGAGTTCCCCGCCGCGGGCGGTGTGCGGCCGTACCGGTACACCCTGGACGGCCAACTGCCCAAAGGCCTCGAGTTCCGCGACGGCCGCCTCACCGGCACCCCCCAGGAAAAAGGCACCTTCGCCTTCACCCTCCTCCTGGAGGACGCGGCCCTCTCCAGCCGCGCCTTCCGGCTCGAGCTCACCGTCACCGACCCCCCACCCCCGCGCTTCGAGCTCGTCCTGCCCAGCGCCCCGGTCGAAGGCCCGTTCGTCTGGGTGGTGCGCGTCAAGGACCGGCCCACCACCGCGTTCCGCGCGCGCTTCACGCTCAAGGGCCTCACCCCGGTCCTCGAGACGCTCGCGGCGCACCCGGACCTCCTCTACGTCCTCCGGTGGGACGCAACGCAGCAGGTCCTCGACCTGGACGCGGCCTTCGTGCGCCCCCAACAGGACGTGGAGGCCTTCCGCCTCACGCTCGAGGCCCCCACCCCCCTCCGCCCCAACGTCACGCACCAAACGCAGTTCTTCGACGCCAAGCGCGCCCCCTACACCCCCCAGCCCCCCGAACGCCCCCCCTCGGAAGGCGCCTACACCTTCGAAACCCTCCTCACGCTCGCCCAGCACTGGGGCCAGTCCCGCGCGGCCGACGCCGAGCCCAACGCCCCCCTCGCGGGGGACCTGAACGGGGACGGGAAGGTCAACGCCCTCGACCTCGAGCGCCTGCGCTCGAGCTACGCCTGGGCCCCCGAACCCGAGGCCCCTTAA
- a CDS encoding DUF4260 domain-containing protein — protein MNSFDRWTQPEALQRLEGLFVLVVALWLYAGLEVSWGWWLALLLPDLSMLGYLWGARVGAIAYNLFHTYALPLLMLGAGFWLRDSLWVGLGVIWAAHIGLDRALGYGLKRASGFRDTHLGRLGRTP, from the coding sequence ATGAACAGCTTCGATCGCTGGACCCAACCGGAAGCTCTGCAGCGCCTCGAGGGCCTCTTTGTACTGGTAGTGGCCCTGTGGCTGTACGCGGGCCTCGAGGTGAGCTGGGGGTGGTGGCTTGCGCTGCTGCTTCCAGACCTGTCCATGCTGGGGTACCTGTGGGGTGCGCGAGTGGGAGCGATCGCCTACAACCTCTTTCACACGTACGCGCTTCCCTTGCTGATGCTGGGGGCGGGGTTTTGGCTGCGCGACTCCCTTTGGGTGGGGCTTGGGGTCATCTGGGCAGCGCACATCGGCCTTGACCGGGCGCTAGGGTACGGGTTAAAACGGGCGAGCGGTTTTCGGGACACGCACCTGGGTCGATTGGGACGTACTCCGTAA
- a CDS encoding CarD family transcriptional regulator, translating into MKQYRPGDKVVLPPYGVGVVAGIAKRTVAGVGRSYYQVEFPGTRSKAFVPVESPGQVGLRPALSREEVGEILERLKNGRVSLPKQWAARHRRVTEILAEGDPYRIAVLAGQLRRWEVERGLPDLDRQAFRRAVNLLAEEVSQALEITVEEARQLFEDAWGEDLN; encoded by the coding sequence GTGAAACAGTACCGTCCGGGAGACAAGGTGGTGCTGCCCCCTTACGGGGTCGGCGTGGTGGCTGGCATCGCGAAACGCACGGTCGCTGGGGTTGGGCGCTCCTACTACCAGGTGGAGTTCCCCGGTACGCGCTCCAAAGCCTTTGTTCCCGTGGAGTCGCCCGGCCAGGTCGGCCTACGTCCCGCGCTGTCACGCGAGGAGGTCGGGGAGATCCTCGAGCGCCTGAAGAACGGCCGCGTGAGCCTGCCCAAACAATGGGCGGCCCGGCACCGGCGCGTCACCGAGATCCTGGCTGAGGGCGACCCGTACCGCATCGCGGTGCTCGCCGGCCAGCTGCGCCGTTGGGAGGTCGAGCGCGGCCTTCCGGACCTGGACCGCCAGGCCTTCCGGCGCGCGGTGAACCTCCTGGCCGAGGAGGTCTCGCAAGCCCTCGAGATCACCGTGGAGGAGGCCCGGCAGCTCTTCGAGGACGCCTGGGGCGAGGACCTGAACTAA
- a CDS encoding MerR family DNA-binding transcriptional regulator, translating to MREHKTARTYTITELCERFDVTPRTLRYYEEIGLLTPQRRGTHRIYNERDRVRLQLNPPRAAAGVQPRGDPRNPRAL from the coding sequence ATGCGCGAACACAAAACCGCTCGGACCTACACCATTACGGAGCTATGCGAACGCTTCGACGTCACCCCCCGCACCCTCCGCTACTACGAGGAGATCGGCCTCCTCACCCCCCAGCGCCGAGGCACCCACCGCATCTACAACGAACGGGACCGGGTTCGCCTCCAACTCAATCCTCCGCGGGCGGCGGCTGGGGTTCAGCCTCGAGGAGATCCGCGAAATCCTCGAGCTCTATGA
- a CDS encoding metal-binding protein, with protein sequence MPSGRTHEAINLTALGLLSAGYLYGRTQGYGPPDEWAFAFVGGYLVGTFLITPDLDLAERRVTAKRYWGVLGWLWVPYGLLFRHRGWSHTWIVGPLSRLAYLVLLLYLLGWVAGGAAEALGVRWSLNAELERLSPGVLWGALVGYYVSQWMHLIADGIAPDHAFKRRASGRRRYR encoded by the coding sequence GTGCCGAGCGGACGTACGCATGAAGCCATCAACCTCACCGCGCTCGGGCTGTTGAGCGCCGGGTACCTCTACGGACGCACGCAAGGGTACGGTCCACCGGACGAGTGGGCCTTCGCGTTTGTGGGCGGTTACCTGGTCGGCACCTTCCTCATCACGCCGGACCTGGACCTCGCCGAGCGGCGGGTCACGGCAAAGCGCTACTGGGGGGTGCTCGGCTGGCTCTGGGTGCCGTACGGCCTGCTCTTCCGCCACCGTGGTTGGTCCCACACCTGGATCGTGGGGCCCCTGAGCCGCCTCGCCTACCTCGTCCTCCTCCTCTACCTCCTCGGCTGGGTCGCCGGCGGAGCCGCGGAGGCCCTGGGGGTGCGCTGGAGCCTCAACGCTGAACTCGAGCGCCTCTCCCCTGGGGTGCTTTGGGGGGCGCTCGTGGGGTACTACGTCTCCCAGTGGATGCACCTGATCGCGGACGGCATCGCCCCGGACCACGCCTTTAAGCGGCGCGCGTCGGGGCGCCGGAGGTACCGATGA
- a CDS encoding PspA/IM30 family protein: MGVLDRLSRLIRANLNDLLRRAEDPEKILNQALEDMRQALKEARLEVAGAGAELKKLERERQRYAEQAAAWKAKAAEALKIGREDLAREALKRKQQAEALAEGFHEPIEAQQQVVARLKTQLRALEAKIAEAERRRKLLLARKKGVEAAEAVRRMESKVDAHPALEVFEEMEARLLEMEDRHEALASMDREVDLEAELAQLGAEREVDEELAALKRELGLNP, encoded by the coding sequence ATGGGCGTCCTTGACCGGCTCAGCCGGCTGATCCGGGCCAACCTCAACGACCTCCTGCGGCGTGCGGAGGACCCGGAGAAGATCCTCAACCAGGCCCTCGAGGACATGCGCCAGGCCCTTAAGGAGGCGCGGCTGGAGGTTGCGGGGGCCGGGGCGGAACTCAAGAAGCTCGAGCGCGAACGGCAGCGTTACGCGGAACAAGCCGCCGCCTGGAAGGCTAAGGCCGCGGAGGCCCTCAAGATCGGCCGCGAGGACCTGGCCCGCGAGGCCTTAAAGCGCAAGCAACAGGCAGAAGCCCTGGCGGAAGGCTTTCACGAACCCATCGAGGCCCAGCAACAGGTGGTGGCGCGGCTCAAGACCCAACTGCGCGCCCTCGAGGCCAAGATCGCGGAGGCGGAACGCCGCCGGAAACTCCTGCTAGCGCGCAAGAAAGGCGTGGAGGCCGCGGAGGCCGTGCGCCGCATGGAGTCCAAGGTGGACGCGCACCCGGCCCTCGAGGTCTTCGAGGAGATGGAGGCTCGCCTGCTCGAGATGGAGGACCGGCACGAGGCGCTCGCGAGCATGGACCGGGAGGTGGACCTGGAGGCGGAACTCGCGCAGCTCGGCGCGGAGCGCGAGGTGGACGAGGAACTCGCGGCCCTTAAGCGTGAGCTGGGCCTGAACCCCTAG